One Cryobacterium psychrophilum DNA segment encodes these proteins:
- the gcvT gene encoding glycine cleavage system aminomethyltransferase GcvT, protein MTSVDPHAEARFSPLHQAHVDAGASFTDFAGWQMPVRYSSDLAEHHAVRTSAGIFDLSHMAEIRVTGSDASAYLDYAFAGKLSAIALMQAKYSLLLTEGGGIIDDVVVYRLGDAEYLVVANAGNRFAALDAMQARVARFDVTVADESDDIALIAVQGPQARDILNETAGFAAGGDMIALRYYRAMNGAFNGTALFIARTGYTGEDGFELYVASAQAPALWDAIVAAGADHGLVPAGLASRDTLRLEAGMPLYGHELTLTTYPAQAGLGRVVNLAKSTDFIGRSASEEGPSATAPVLVGLIAQGKRAGRAGYSVYATPDAADAAGEITSGALSPTLGYPIAMAYVTPALARLGTEVYVDVRGTRIPATVASLPFYTRKK, encoded by the coding sequence ATGACCTCGGTCGACCCCCACGCGGAAGCGCGATTCTCACCCCTGCATCAGGCGCACGTCGATGCGGGCGCCAGCTTCACCGACTTCGCCGGGTGGCAGATGCCGGTGCGCTACTCCAGCGATCTCGCGGAACACCACGCCGTGCGCACCAGCGCCGGCATCTTCGACCTGTCCCACATGGCCGAGATTCGGGTGACGGGCTCCGACGCGAGCGCGTACCTCGACTACGCCTTCGCCGGTAAGCTCTCCGCGATCGCGCTCATGCAGGCCAAGTACAGCCTGCTGCTCACCGAGGGCGGCGGCATCATCGACGACGTCGTCGTGTACCGCCTCGGCGACGCGGAGTACCTCGTCGTCGCCAACGCCGGCAACCGATTCGCGGCACTCGACGCGATGCAGGCGCGGGTGGCCCGCTTCGACGTGACCGTCGCGGACGAGAGCGATGACATCGCCCTGATCGCCGTGCAGGGTCCCCAGGCACGTGACATTCTCAACGAGACCGCCGGTTTCGCGGCGGGCGGCGACATGATTGCGCTGCGGTACTACCGCGCCATGAACGGCGCGTTCAACGGAACCGCACTGTTCATAGCCCGCACCGGGTACACCGGCGAAGACGGCTTCGAACTCTATGTGGCGTCCGCCCAGGCGCCCGCGCTGTGGGACGCCATCGTTGCTGCGGGCGCGGATCATGGGCTGGTGCCCGCCGGGCTTGCGAGCCGGGACACGCTTCGACTTGAAGCCGGAATGCCGCTCTACGGGCACGAGCTCACGCTCACCACCTACCCGGCACAGGCCGGTCTCGGCCGCGTGGTCAATCTGGCGAAGAGCACCGACTTCATCGGACGCAGCGCCAGCGAGGAGGGGCCGAGCGCCACGGCTCCGGTGCTCGTCGGCCTTATCGCCCAGGGCAAGCGTGCCGGTCGCGCTGGCTACAGCGTTTACGCCACCCCGGACGCCGCCGACGCCGCCGGGGAGATCACGAGCGGCGCGCTCTCGCCAACCCTCGGGTATCCGATCGCCATGGCGTACGTCACGCCCGCGCTCGCCCGCCTCGGCACCGAGGTCTACGTGGACGTGCGGGGCACCCGAATCCCCGCGACCGTCGCCTCTCTCCCCTTTTATACGCGCAAGAAATAA
- the gcvH gene encoding glycine cleavage system protein GcvH, with product MTDKSQLQYTADHEWVLIEGDTATIGISAYAAEKLGDVVFVELPEEGSTVAAGTVVGEIESTKSVGEIFAPVDGTVTATNSAVVDAPELVNSDPFGEGWLIKVTFTETPALMSFAEYSALIGE from the coding sequence ATGACTGACAAATCCCAGCTCCAGTACACCGCCGACCACGAGTGGGTGCTCATCGAGGGCGACACCGCCACCATCGGCATCAGCGCCTATGCGGCAGAGAAACTCGGCGACGTGGTCTTCGTTGAACTGCCGGAGGAAGGCAGCACCGTCGCCGCCGGCACCGTCGTTGGCGAGATCGAGTCGACCAAGTCGGTCGGCGAAATCTTCGCTCCGGTGGATGGAACCGTCACGGCCACCAACAGCGCAGTGGTCGACGCCCCCGAACTCGTCAACAGTGACCCCTTCGGCGAAGGCTGGCTGATCAAGGTGACGTTCACCGAGACGCCAGCCCTCATGAGCTTCGCCGAGTACTCCGCCCTCATCGGCGAATAA